The nucleotide window CGGCGACCAGCGCCTCGCGCACCACGCCCTGCACCGCCGCTTTCACGAACAGCGACTGATCGAACAACGCGGTGATCTTCAGGTCCGGCGGCAACGCGGCTTGTGCGCCCGGCAGCAACCCCTTGAGCGTATTGACGATGGACAGCGTCGACGCACTGCCGTTCTTGAGCACGGACATCAGCACGCCGCGATGGCCGTCCTGCCGCACGACATTGGTCTGTGGCGAGTAGCCGTCACGCACGTGCGCAACCTCGCGCAGATACGTCGTCGCGCCGTTGAGCGTGCGCACCGGAATATCGTTGAGCCCTTCCACCGTGGCGGGCGAGCCGTTCATGTTGATCGTGTATTCCTTCGGCCCGATCTTCGCCGTGCCGGTCGGCAGAATCAGGTTTTGCGCGTTGAACGCGCTAACCACGTCGGAGGGCGTCAGCCCTTTGGCAAGCAACGCGCGCGTGTCGAGATCGACGGAGATCAACCGCGACTTGCCGCCATACGGATACGGCACGGCCGCGCCAGGAATGGTCACGAGTTGCGGACGCAGGAAGTTCAGCGCCGTGTCGTTGAGCGCCTGCTCGGAGAGCTTCGGGCTCGACAGGCCGAGCTGGATCACCGGAATACTGGAAGCGGAATAGCTGATCACCAGCGGCGGCGTGGCGCCTGGCGGCATCTGTTTGACCTGCGCCTGTTCGACGGCCACGATCTGCGCGATCGCGGTCTGGATGTTCGCATTCGGTTGCAGGAACACCTTCAGGATCGCGATGCCCGCGAGCGATTGCGATTCGATGTGCTCGATGTCGTTGACCGTGGTGGTCAGACCGCGCTCGTTCCCCGACGCGATGCGGTTGGCCATGTCTTCAGCCGACAAGCCCGTGTAGGTCCAGATGATGCTGACCACCGGAATATTGATTTCCGGCAGCACGTCGACCGGCGTGGTGAACAGCACGAATGGCGTCGCCAGCAAGATCAGAATGGCCATCACGATGAACGTGTATGGCCGTTTAAGCGCAACGTTGACGATCCACATGAAACGCGCCCGAATGAATGCAGGTAAGGGATGGGTGAATCTGCGCCTATGCTAGATCGGTGGCGCCAACGCCTGCATGGCGCCAAAATGGCGCAATTGTCAGGAAGCTCGATGTAAGGAAACGCGACTCTGAATGGCGTTACGGTTTGCCGAAAAGCAAACGTTTGATGAGCGAAGATAGCCGAGGTTGAGGCGTCGCTTCAAATCGATGCCGTACGCAAAAAAATTGCCGGTCAGCCTCAACGGTGACCGGCATCTTCATTGGATGCTGCCGGGTGATTACACCAGCCTTACTTGGCAAACAACGACGACATATCCGCAAACGCCTTGAATTCCAGCGCATTGCCCGACGGGTCGAGGAAGAACATGGTCGCCTGCTCGCCGACTTCGCCCTTGAAACGCACGTGCGGCTCGATGATGAAGTCGATGCCGGCGGCCGTCAGCTTGTCCGCGGCGGCCTGCCATTGCGCCATCGAGAGCACCGCGCCGAAGTGACGGACCGGCACGGCATCGCCGTCGACCTTGCTGGTCTGACGGTGGCCGATTTCCTCAGGCGCGAGGTGCGCGACGATCTGATGGCCGTAAAAATTGAAATCGACCCACGCGTCCGAGCTGCGCCCTTCCGGACAGCCCAGCAGTTCGCCGTAAAACTCCCGCGCGGCGGCAATGCTATGAACAGGGAACGCCAGATGGAACGGCGGCAAGACGGTGTCGGCAACGCTCATGATGGGGAAACTCGCTGATTGGAATTAGGTTGAACGTGCAGGCGCCAGGGGCCACACGCGTGAGGCAAAGTTTAACCATGACTAAAAATGGTGAATAACGATATATATTTGAGCTGACCATCACCATATTCGATCAAACAATCATGCTGAGCGAACTCAAAACCTTCATCGCCATCAGCCAGTACGGCACGTTTTCCGGCGCCGGCGCGCGCATCGGCCTGACGCAATCCGCCGTGAGCGCACAGATGCAGCGGCTCGAAGAGGAACTCGGTTTCGCGCTATTCGACCGCACGGGCCGCTCCGCCACGCTCAACGATGCCGGCCGCGAAACGCTCGCGCTCGCCGAGGAAATGATGACGCTCTACGCGCGGCTCTCCGAACGTGGCGCGGTCGCGGCTGAGAGCGGCATGCTGCGGGTGGGCGCGATTGCGTCGGCGCAAGTGTCGTTTCTCGCCGACGCGCTGGCGCGCTTTCGCGACGACCGCCCCGGCTGGCGTCTTCGCGTCGTGCCCGGCGTGTCGCTGGGCTTGCTGGGGCAAGTGGATTCCGGTGAACTGGATCTGGCCGTCATCATCAAACCGCCCTTCGCGCTGCCGTCCGAGCTCGAATGGCGCACGCTCGTCGCCGAGCCGTTCGTGCTGCTCGTGCCCAAGGCGCTCGCGCGCGGCAAA belongs to Paraburkholderia sp. FT54 and includes:
- a CDS encoding VOC family protein, which produces MSVADTVLPPFHLAFPVHSIAAAREFYGELLGCPEGRSSDAWVDFNFYGHQIVAHLAPEEIGHRQTSKVDGDAVPVRHFGAVLSMAQWQAAADKLTAAGIDFIIEPHVRFKGEVGEQATMFFLDPSGNALEFKAFADMSSLFAK
- a CDS encoding LysR family transcriptional regulator, which encodes MLSELKTFIAISQYGTFSGAGARIGLTQSAVSAQMQRLEEELGFALFDRTGRSATLNDAGRETLALAEEMMTLYARLSERGAVAAESGMLRVGAIASAQVSFLADALARFRDDRPGWRLRVVPGVSLGLLGQVDSGELDLAVIIKPPFALPSELEWRTLVAEPFVLLVPKALARGKGEARSWRELLRSEPFIRYDRTSFGGRLVDRFLRRSRLNVHDVVELDELQGIVQLVARGIGVALIPDSAGLGKWPANVVALELGEATFQREIGLVLRPRHSRQAVAGALADCIGAAAGT